One Schistosoma mansoni, WGS project CABG00000000 data, chromosome 3 unplaced supercontig 0192, strain Puerto Rico, whole genome shotgun sequence genomic region harbors:
- a CDS encoding zinc finger protein, putative: VHSGERPYKCCYCNKAFTASSILRTHIRQHSGEKPFKCKFCWKPFASHAAHDSHVRRTHSSESKLMNANQTPQDGNLRGKTVEA; encoded by the exons GTACATAGTGGTGAACGTCCTTATAAATGTTGTTATTGTAATAAAGCATTTACAGCCAGTAGTATTCTGCGTACTCATATTCGACAACATTCAGGAGAGAAGCCTTTTAAA TGTAAATTTTGCTGGAAACCGTTCGCTTCACATGCAGCTCACGACAGTCATGTACGGAGAACTCATTCGTCAGAGAGTAAACTAATGAATGCGAATCAGACTCCTCAA GATGGAAATTTACGGGGAAAAACAGTTGAAGCATAA